A window of Bos indicus x Bos taurus breed Angus x Brahman F1 hybrid chromosome 20, Bos_hybrid_MaternalHap_v2.0, whole genome shotgun sequence genomic DNA:
gacacttgctcctcggaagaaaagccatgacagaCACTTCTCAGCACAGGCGTGCTCTTGGTTACATAGGTCAGCTCTGTTCAGTGTGGATGGGACTGCTAGAAACACGAATACCAGCGGTTAGGAATCACTGGAGCCATCCTAGAAGTCATTTGATAAGCTGGCTACTGCAGATGTCATTGGATGTACTGTTCTGAGATTATTGCTCTAAGTTGGAACTACTTCTAGTATAAGTGATGACCTCAGCTAAATTTCAGGCCTCCTCTAGCCCAGCAGCTCTTTCTGTTCTCTGAACTTTAGACTCCAAAATACGGATGATAGGAAAGAGACAGCAAGAAAGTGTCATGAATACTTAAAAAGAGCAATGAATAAGGATGGGTTGAGAGGCTCAGAAAAGCTTCAGGAATGCTGGGCATTGTCTTGCTTGGCCCTCGTTTTGCCTGTTACAAGTCAGGAGAGTTACTGAGTCAACTTTGACCAATAGTTTCGAATTCTCACCCCACCAGACCTTTCATCCATCCTGCcaacaaaaagcaaatataagCTCGACTTCCTGTGCTATTTCCTGCTCAACCTCTGTAACGGGGTCAGCCTACACAGAAATGGTCAGAAAGGGGGCCAAAAGAGAAAGCATTAAGCTCAGCAACCGCCCTTCTTGCTCTGAGCTTTGCATTTTTCCCCCCTACAATAATGAAATACAGTCAAATCTTGACAGAATTgctcaaatgttttcttttacttttttgtgtCTCACTCAAGATTTTATGAGATAAAAAAAAACACTCCTTGTATTTCTAGGTGTGCATTGTATACTTAATGCATTCAGTTTTACAGGCATTTATATAATACCAACAGTGTGCTACAGAACTTTGCAAGGTGAGAGTAAGAAGGAGATACAGTGaaaagagaattttctttttttactttaaaaagtaaattaattaattaactaactAATTGGTATACCaattggtcttagttgcagcatgcaaaatcTTTATTTGCCGCATATTACCTCTTAGTTGCAGcagtggggtctagttccctgactggggatcgaacccaggccccttgcattgggaacatggagtcttagccactggaccactagagaagtcccaagaattaattttgaaaactctGCCCTCAAGAATCTTTTGGTCTATTGGGAGtaacaaagcattaaaaaaaaaaaaagctgaaagaaaCTACAGTACCCCAGTGGCAGACGCATTTGACTGGTGACCCAGCAGGCATTCCAGGACCTTTTTCTGGCCCTACTTCCACTATAGACAGAGAAGCGAGGTACTTGCTTTTCTGGAAGCTAGGGCTGCCCACATCGCCCAGTCCTGGCCCATGAGACATATGGTCTGCTGGAGATATTTGGGAAAGTATGTGAAGAGAGGTCTTACTAGCATTGCCCCTTCATCTTCTGCCTTGAATGTGAATGTTGGGCTAGCGTAGGGCGGTTATCTTGTGACTGTGAAGCACAGCTCTGAGGCCAAAAAGCCCACATGCAGAGCGATGCATGAAGGGAAACTTCGTCAAGGATGGAACCGCAGTCTTTCCAAACTTCCATCAATCCCCTACCTCCAGACTGCTAGTAATAGTCATTAAAGCCACTTTGAGGTGGCTTTTCTCTTGGTTTCATATTCTTCCTAAGTGAAATGAAAGAAGGCCAAGTAAGTGTTAGAAAGTAAAGGCACTGAAAGATCAATGAGAGATGACTTCAGTGAGAGCTGGGAGCTAAGAGAAGGCTGGTCAGAGGAATCCAAGTCACTGGGGTGTGCTTGGATACATGGAATGTAGCAGATGAAAGGAAGGATGGTATTCAAGAGGGGATGCACCAGATATCCCCATTAATTGTTGTCACTGAATCTGTATCTCTAAAGACAAGATCATGTTGGTCCCTGTACCATAAGATGTGACAAGGCTAGGCACATCTTGTGTCGTTGGAGGGAGTATAGTGTATGTGTCTGAGCAAGGGTTCTGGCAttagacagacctgggtttgagccccagCTCCTCTGCAAACTGGCTGCGTGACTCAGCACTTTGCATAAACTTGTTAAACTTTGGCTTCCTCATCTATACTCTCAAAGCAGTAAAAATTAACCAAATAACAATCAAGGCACATAGATGGTGCTCGGTACATACTAAGTGGTAGTTATTATTACCATCAATAATATGAGTAGTAGTTGTGAATATGAAACCAAGAATAATCACCATCATTATTATGATCagatattattttgtatatttttataagtcACCATAGGGATGCTTGTTTAACCCCTGGAACCCAGTTGTTCTATCTACCATATGGGAATATCATCTCTCAAAGATGTTTTGGACATTAACAAAGGTCCTtatgaaatcatttttctttaaagcaaaTTTGCCTGGAGTATATAAATAAcgttgcattttattatttttaagccctttaaatagatttttaagcTAAAATTTATCACATGATTGTTTGATCCAGCAAAAGATACAATAATTATGTATGGTAAAAAGATCAAAACTTTAAATAATGACTTTCAGGTTCAGTGATGTTTTCAGAgttgctatcagttcagttcagttcattcactcagtcatgtctgattcttttcgaccccatggactgcagcacccaggctttcctgtctatcatcaactcccggagcttactcaaactcatgtccatcgagtcggtgatgccatccaaccatctcatcctctgtcatccccttgtcctcccaccatctcctggacttctttttcccagcatcagggtctttttaaacgagtcagttcttcccatcaggtggccagagtactggagtttcagcttcagcatcagtccttccaatgaatattgaggactgatttcctttagcatggactggttggatctccttgcagtccaagggactctcaagagtcttcttcaacaccacagttcaaaagcatcagttctttggcactcagctttctttatagtccaactctcacatccatacatgaccactggaaaaaacatagctttggctagatggacttttgttggcaaagtaatgtctctgcttttgaatagaaTTGGCATAGTTGGAGTAAACTGGATGAGACTAATACTTGAATTTAATGAAACTGGAACATCTACAAAAGATATCTTAAGTAACTGCTAAAACAAACTGCtgatataatacataaaattttatttttagttttaaatggaACAATTAAGCAATTCAGAAGGATAAACTTCAGTTTTaaagattctttcccagctttaTTGGGATACAATCGGCACATAGCATTGTGTAAATGTCAGGTGTGCAGTGTGATAGTTGGATGTGTGTACAGTGAAACCATTACCACAGGAAGGTTAGTTACACCCATTACCTCATACACTTacctatttttttcctccttgtggTAAGAACGtgtaagatctactctcttagtatACAATATGCTATCGGaaactataatcaccatgctgtatgttacatgcccagaacttattcatcttaaaaCTGGGGCCTTGtacctttgaccaccttcacccactTCCCCCATACCCTAATCCCTGGCAACTTCCAATGTACCTTCcatttctatgagtttggatagattccacatatgagtgataacatattatataaattttaaattgtttgtggtttccttctGATCTATACTATAATTTTGTGCAACAAATTGTTTTCCATTTAGATGAATTACAATATTTGTTATTGAAAGGAATGCATCAGCAAGCATccttgttgtgttgttgttgatcagttgtttagacatgtctgattctttgtgaccccatggactgcagcacgccagacttccctgtccttcaccatctccaggacttagctcaaactcatgtccatccagtcagtgatgccgtccaaccatctcatcctctgtcatccccttctcctcctgccttcagtctttcctagcatcaaggtcttttccaatgagtcggctcttcacatcaggtggccagagtattggagtttcagcatcagtccttcagatgaatatttagggttgattccctttaggattgactggtttgatctccttgcagtccaagggactcacaagagtcttctcctcagttcaaaagcatcaattcttcagtgctcagccttctctatggtccaactctcagatccatacatgactcctggaaaaaccatagctttgactatatagacctttgtcagcaaagtaatgtctctgctttttaatgcactgtctaggttggtcatagcttttcttccagggaataagcgtcttttaatttcatgcctgcagtcaccatctaaagtgattttggagccccccaaaataaagtctgccactgtttgcattgtttccccatctatttgccttgaagagatgggaccagaggccatgatcttacttttgaatgttgagttttaagccagctttttcacttttctcttttaccttcatcaagtggctctttagtttctcttcccttttttccattagggtggtatcatctgcatatctgagattattgatatttcccccagaaatcttgattccagcttgtgattcatccagcctggcatttcacatgatgtactctgaggaaccagagatcaaaatcagAGATCCAacttctggatcatcgaaaaagcaagagagttccagaaaaacatctatttctgctttattgactatgcctttgactctgtggatcacaataaactgtggagaattctgaaagagatgggaataccagacaacctaacctgcctcctgagaaatctgtatgcaggtcaggaagcaacagttagaactggacatggaacaacagactggttccaaataagaaaaggaatatgtcaaggctgtatattgtcaccctgcttatttaacttgtatgcagagtacatcatgagaaatgctgggctggatgaagcacaagctagaatcaagatttccaggagaaatatcaataacctcagatatgcagatgacaccacccttatggcagaaagtgaagaagaactaaagaacgtcttgatgaaagtgaaagaggagagtcaaaaagttggcttaaagctcaacattcagaaaactaagatcatggcatccgtcccatcacttcatggcaaatagatggggaaacagtggaaacagtggctgactttatttttctgggctccaaaatcactacagatggtgattacagcaatgaaattaaaagatgcttactccttggaaggaaagttatgaccaacctagatagcatattgaaaagcagagacattactttgccaacaaaggtccatctagtcaaggctatggtttttccagtggtcatgtatggatgtgagagttggactataaagaaagctgagcaccgaagaattgatgcttttgaactgtggtgttggaagactcttgtgagtcccttggactgcaaggagattcaaccagcccctcctaaaggagatcagtcctgggtgttcattggaagggctgatgttgaagctgaaactccaatactttggccacttgatgcaaagagctgactcatttgaaaagaccctgatgctcggaaagattgaaggtgagagaaggggacgacagaggatgagatggctggatgacatcaccgactcaatggacatgagtttgagtgaactctgggagttggtgatggacagggaggcctagcgtgctgcagtccatggtgttgcaaagagttggacatgacagagcaactgaactgaactctgcatataagttaagtaatcagagtgacaatatacagcctggtgtactcctttcccaaatttgaaccagtccgttgttccgtgtccagttctaactagtTCTTGTttacctacatacaggtttctcaggagacaagtaaagggatctggtattcctgtcttttcaagaattgtccacagtgtgttgtgatccacatagtcagtgaagaaaaagtagatggaattctcttgcttctatgatccacagatgttggcaatttgatctctggttcctctgccttttctaaatccagtttgcaTATCTGGAattttttggttcacatactattgaaacctagcttgaaagattttgagcatgaccttgctagcatgtgaaatgggtgcaattgtgcggtagtttgaacattctttggcattgcccttctttgggattggaatgaaaactgaccttttccagtcctgtggccactgttgagttttccaaacttgctggcatattgcttgcagcactttcacagcatcatcttttaggatttgaaatagctcagcttgaattccatcaccttcactagctttgttcgtattgatgcttcctaaggcccacttgacttctgactccaggatgtctggctctaggtgagtaaccacatcattgtggttatctaggtcattaagacaCTAGGTAcatttgttctgtgtattcttgccacctcttcttaatctcttctgcttctgttatgtccttactgtttctgtcctttattgtgcccacctttgcatgaaatgttccgttggtatctctaagtctcttgaagagatcactagtctttctccgtctgttgtttttctctatttctttgcattgttcactcaaaaaggctttcttatctctccttgatcttctttggaaatctgcattcagttgggtatatctttccttttcttctttgcctttcatttctctccttttgtcagctatttgtaaggcttcctcagacaaccattttgccttcttgcatttctttttctatatatccttgctcatatataaatatacacatgttCAGTTATCCATTTCAGGATTATTGGaacaatttcaattttttgatctatattttcccctttcatcTTAATTTGCCTTTACATTTCAATAATACCCCATTCAataatcattttgtcattttcattatttttcatgtattatgtGTTAGCATTAATATGGATAATAGATGCTTTTACtactgtcactgtttctactattctttattttttttttttttttttttttttcaagagggtaTTAAATCTTTTATTGATTACACATGATAATGGATGATACACAAGCTTCATTCCCATCtataactttatctggtaccatAATTCAATTTAGATATATTGCATAGGATGTGCCAACAATcattaataaccaaaaaaaataaaaaaaaactccatGACTTTGCATGGGTGACCCTTTTAATGGTGGACTCCAGGTCACAACACAGTAACTGTCAGTTCAACTACACCAAGGTTCTGAAGACAACAGCTTCTCCACCAAGCAGGttgtaaataaatttcaaatggaaCCTGGCATCACCCTGAAGGAATTCTAACTTCACACTGTTGGGGTAGTTTACCAAAATGGCTTCAGAGTAGACTAACTTtacacagcacattaaaaaaaaaaaaaagacatttattcagCGTCATGATCAGACTATTACATTTAGCAATCAACAGCAtgggtgcaaaaaaaaaatctacattaaaaCCCTTTGTTGGAATGCTTTACACTTTCCACagaacagaaactaaaataacCTGTTATACAATTAGTCACAAGTACAGTCCTCGAGTTTTTTGCCCATACACATGAGTATTGTCTAAAACATGTCTTCTTTGTAGCAGCTAGGCCCTGCCACCACTGTGCTTGGCTGAGTTCACAAATCTGTTGTAACCTGTAGCTTCCCTGTCACTTCTCTGGCTCTCCTCTCCTGCTAAGCTTTGTTTCCTGGCAGTAATTAAAACCTTCTGCCACTGccatagctactgctgctgctggagccACCATAGCCACCTTGGTTTCGTGGTTTGGCAAAGTATTGGCCTCCACCACCATAGGGGCCAGAACTTCTGCCTCCAAAGTTTCCTCCTTTCATGGGTCCAAAATTTGAAGATTGATTGTTGTAATTGCCAAAATCATTGTAGCTTCCGCCACCTCCAAAATTGCTTCCGTCATTACCAAATCCATTATATCCATCCCCACTGCCACCATATCCGCCACCACCACGGCTGCCACCAAAGCCACCTCGACCACTGAAGTTTCCTCCACGACCAAAGTTGTCATTCCCACCAAAACCACCTCCACGACCGCCACCAAAGTTTCCAGAACCACTTCGACCtctctggctggatgaagcactagccaTCTCTTGCTTAGACAGGGCTTTTCTCACTTCACAGTTGTGGCCATTCACAGTGTGGTATTTCTGAATGACAATCTTGTCTACGGAGTCATGGTCATCAAAGGTTACAAAAGCAAAGCCTCTCTTTTTGCCACTGCCTCGGTCAGTCATGATTTCAATTACTTCAATTTTCCCGTACTGTTCAAAATAATCTCTCAGGTGATGTTCTTCAGTGTCTTCTTTAATGCCACCAACAAAAATCTTTTTCACAGTTAAGTGGGCACCAGGTCTTTGAGAATCTTCTCTTGAGACGGCCCTCTTTGGTTCCACAACTCTTCCGTCCACCTTGTGTGGCCTTGCATTCATGGCCGCATCCACCTCCTCCACCGTGGCGTACGTGACAAACCCGAAGCCTCTGGAGCGCTTGGTGTTTGGATCCCTCATTACCACACAGTCTGTGAGCGTTCCCCATTGCTCAAAATGGCTCCTCAGACTCTCATCGGTTGTTTCAAAGCTCAATCCTCCGATGAAGAGCTTCCGCAGCTGTTCGGGCTCTTTGGGAGACTCTGATTTAGACATGATGGCAGTGGAGGCGGGGAACACTTCAACGATGCTTTCTCGGCGGCGTCCACGGGCAGAAAGTCTACTATTCTTTAAAGACAGTTTTCCATATAGTGATTTTAATcttgattttcctttcatttggctaaaggatttttttttttttttacagaaaaggtAAATAGTGGGCACTCTTGGGCATTGTCTTAAATTTCTCTTGCCTTTAAACATGATCAGTCATTTGATGGTCATATAGTTGTTGTCACAATCCTTTTCCCTCAAACACTGTGGATATTCTTCCACTGTTCTCTGTCATTAAGTGGCTTGAGGAAAAGCCATCACCAacataagtgaagaggaactaaaaagcctcttgatgaaagtgaaagtggagagtgaaaaagttggcttaaagctcaacattcagaaaatgaagatcatggcatccggtcccaccacttcatgggaaatagatggggaaacagtggaaacagtggcagactttatttttctgggctccaaaatcactacagatggtgactgcagccatgaaattaaaagacgcttactccttggaaggaaagttatgaccaacctagatagcatattcaaaagcagagacattactttgccaacaaaggtctgtctagtcaaggctatggttttccctgtggtcatgtatggatgtgagagttggactgtgaagaaggctgagtgccgaagaattgatgcttttgaactgtggtgttggagaagactcttgagagtcccttggactgcaaggagatccaaccagtccattctaaaggagatcagccctgggatttctttggaaggaatgatgctaaagctgaaactccagtactactttggccacctcatgcgaagggttgactcattggaaaagactctgatgctgggagggattggggacaggaggagaaggggacgacagaggatgagatggctggatggcatcactgactcgatggacatgagtctgagtgaactccgggagttggtgatggacagggaggcctggcgtgctgcgattcatggggtcgccaagagtcggacacgactgagcaactgatctgatctgatctgatgtttttgtttggctacttataatttttttttctcttgagtctTGAAAAGAATTACCAGCAATTTGAGGGTCTTAATTATTTTCTGTGACTCAGTGGGTTCTTTATGTGGGCTCAGTCCTTATTCAACCCTAGGAAGTTTTTTTCCAGCAGTTCTTTCATAAGTACTCCTCTGCCTGCCCTGCTCTCCTGAAACTCCGAGTactgttgacccttgaacaagatGTGGATTAGAGGTGCCGACCCTTCATGCAGTGGGAAAAACCTCGCATCACTTATAGTCAACCCTCTGTATAGGTGATTTTTCTAGTATCCATGATTCCACATCCTtgaattcaaccaactgtggTGTGTGTAGTATTTACTGTTGGAAGAAAACCCACTTATAAGTGAACCCacgcagttcaaacccatgttgttcattcactaggtcttctctctttccacttagcatgttcatttcttctttctctgtgtaCTGAGAAATACCTTGAAGTATTACTCTAATTCGTTAGTATAAGTTTCTGTAGGATCTGATGTGTTTTTTTACTGACAACTTTCCATTTTACACTTTACTAATAGTGTTTTTCATGTGATAGCAGCTAGTGTGtggacatgcatgcatgctaagttgcttcaattgtgtctgactctttgcaaccctgtggactatattccaccaggctcccctgtacatgggattctccaggcaagaataatggagtgggttgccatgccctcctccaggggatctcccctacccaaagatcaaacccgtgtctcttacatctcctgcattggcaggtggattctttaccaccactagtaccacctgggaagcttgataGCTGCTAGACCTGATCTCAAATTACCTTCTTTTCTCATAATACAAGGTTTTATCAACtttaactgagaaaatatttttttttcctatagtcaaTTTGTTTTATATGGAAGATGTTTGCTCTAACCCTCCAGAAACGTCCCCTTTGTTTTAATTACTAAAACTTTTCAAGGGCCCAGAGATTGGCTGTAAAATTTCTGCAGCAGGGCAGTTTATCACTGAGAACACACATGAATTCTGCCTGAGATTGTGGGGGGTGGAGAAAGTtacataaatgtcttttaatactttaaagtttttaattaaaaagcattATAAAACTTTAAATCATCTAagaatttctaaacatttttctagacaactactactgctaagtcgcttcagtcgtgtccaactctgtgtgaccccacagacagcagcccaccaagctcccccgtccctgggattctccaggcaagaacactggagtgggttgccatttccttctccaacgcatgaaagtgaaaagtgaaagtgaagtcgctcagtcgtgtccgactctagcgaccccatggactgcagcctaccaggctcctccatccatgggatttgccaggcaagagtactggagtggggtgccattgccttctccgtttctagACTAGAGGACCACTGTTTTGTGATGAAACAAGGGAGAACTCCTAAATAAAACCAGTCACTGCTCCTATTTGTTTTCCATGTTATTGTAATAGTACTGAATTAGCCAGGACACCGTTTGATCCTCCCCCTAACTGATATTGCTAGGAATCTGGTATGGGGATCCTTCTGCTTTTCTTAGCAACCGTCCTTCTAAGCAGAAGCAGAATGTGAGGTCCACTAGCCATTGGTGTATGTAGATAACCCAGCGCACCATCCGAAGTGCCCTTAAATTTAAGATTAGTCCTTTCCTACAGCTATAGGGGTGTGCTGGAGCTGACACAAAACTCAGCTGGCTATGTTTTCCAGTATTTTGCAATTTGGTTGTTATATACAGCTCTTATTTAAAAGTATGTgatacaaactgaaaaataaattataagtatcattaaaattaaatcatgTAAACTTACAATCAAATGTACACTCAAAACTCATCATTTCctagttgctttacaacatttTATTATCTGTGCTCTTAAGGATACTTTTTATCTCTTGTATCCATATGCTGGCAATACTAAGTCATATCGGTGTGCTCCTGTGTATCACTTCCCAATTCCCGTTCAGTGATGTGAAGGAGAGCTGATGGTTGATTATTTTCTACCCTACCTCTGTTGATCCACCATCACCTCTAGCATCAATTTTCTCTGAAAtcaggggagagagagatgtGCTGTGGGGTTCTGCTAAAGATTTATAGCTATTTACTTCCCAGagatgcctatccttctaaagcCTTTGATCATAGACTGATGAGAACTTCCTTTGATCCTAGCCTGTGCTCACAAGTTTTTGTAGAAATTTATCAAAAGTTAAGTTCTTCCTATTGATTGTAAGTCCTTCCCTAAGGAAAAGGCCAAAAAACTTGGAGTCCCAGAGATTCATGGGTGTTATTGTAGCTGATACATATCATTGAAATTGATCTGTGAGAgatgaagttaaaaagaaaatgaacagtaaAAATGAACTGAATTAGGAAGTCCTGTGGGAGAACGATGAATAGGATGTAGTGTCACGTGAAGTTGGGCTCTAGACCAGATCAAGCTGATGTGCAGATAGGTAAGAGACAGTAGCATCTGGTTCCCCACACCCTTGCCATCTGGCACTGCCAAAGATGTCATATGGACTTCTTGAAAAGGTGCATTAGCTTTTATTTTGCACTAACTTTTAGTATCCACGTGCCAAAATGTACATTAAGTGTCAAGAGAGATTTACCACTGAGCTTTCAGCCTGGAACAGTCTAGCATATAAGCTGTGGTCTGTGATTTTGTTGCCTTTCCTCTGAAGAACTTGCAGATCTACTTTTATCAGGTATGTTAAAGCAAATGCAGCTAGGAAATGAACACATTGCAATATGATTACAGAGCCAAGCCGTAGAACCTTTCTAGAACAATACCTAGCTTCCGCCACAGGGCACATAAGAAAGTCCTATACAGGGAATATCTATGAAACAATTTTTTAACTTCAAGAACATTGTGTAAGAGGCACTAATCATTTACAAAGTCCACTCTGACAGATTCCTCCCAAGAATCAGGGCAAGGGAAATGTTTATCTCACAGTGAGCTAGCAAGTTCCTTCTATTGGAGTGTTAGGACTATGAAACCATTGTGTGGCCTTTTATTTTTGCCTGACTAATAGGAAGCTCCATTTCCCTTCAATTATTGAAAATTTCCAtgggtataattttattttcaataacttctctcttcccctcttccttcacTACCTGTTTTGTATCTATTTTACActgctccttttttttcttcactcaTCATAGTTGTAATTAATAAAATGCTATACTATATTTTTATCAGAATAAATACCTAAATAGAACAGCCAACCATGTATGGATCAGTGACTTTAGTTTGTTGAATTATGAGTAGTCCAATGCTGTGTACCAACAATCCAGTAAAAGTAaagcaatgaaatattttctggaagttagtaaaattataaataaatattttagaagttaAGTAAATACATTTGGAATGGCCTAGCAAATGTTCGGTCCTATGCTTAGAACTCAGCAAATCCAGTTATGGTTTCTTGAGAACCTAATCTTATTGGCTAGGGAAGTCTTTCCAATGACCATAATTCCTGGCTTCTAGTTATTAGGTGCAGCCATGTTCCAGGAGCATTCTTTATATTATCTTATGTAGTCCTCACCCCTAAGACATCAACTCATTGGGTCAGGTTTTTATTAAATTGCtatccaggtgattctaatgtgcagcctgTGCTGAGAATTTCTAATCCAGAGTAAAAGAAATAGGTGTGACTGCAGAGcatgcacggagaaggcaatggcaccccactccagtactcttgcctggaaaatcccatgggtggaggagcctggtaggctgcagtccatggggtcgcacagagtcggacacgactgaagcgacagcagcagcagagcatgcaAAG
This region includes:
- the LOC113878952 gene encoding heterogeneous nuclear ribonucleoprotein A1, with the translated sequence MSKSESPKEPEQLRKLFIGGLSFETTDESLRSHFEQWGTLTDCVVMRDPNTKRSRGFGFVTYATVEEVDAAMNARPHKVDGRVVEPKRAVSREDSQRPGAHLTVKKIFVGGIKEDTEEHHLRDYFEQYGKIEVIEIMTDRGSGKKRGFAFVTFDDHDSVDKIVIQKYHTVNGHNCEVRKALSKQEMASASSSQRGRSGSGNFGGGRGGGFGGNDNFGRGGNFSGRGGFGGSRGGGGYGGSGDGYNGFGNDGSNFGGGGSYNDFGNYNNQSSNFGPMKGGNFGGRSSGPYGGGGQYFAKPRNQGGYGGSSSSSSYGSGRRF